One Dioscorea cayenensis subsp. rotundata cultivar TDr96_F1 chromosome 15, TDr96_F1_v2_PseudoChromosome.rev07_lg8_w22 25.fasta, whole genome shotgun sequence genomic region harbors:
- the LOC120277478 gene encoding multisubstrate pseudouridine synthase 7, giving the protein MRWSWPLNPRPASSVLLFLRPKPYQIPKPCRCSQAPSMAKSLDEADVGILCYVSSLPGFRGVLKQRYSDFIVNEVDLDGKIIHLTSFDLPPEFSEEKAPGKNPRSSDKDYSGEIEAFRSLSGELDAESLRDFLEKIVDSEASDVAPIILSPDSDKSHRAEVHNFFKRNFKFLVTDTVEEADTKCVRVRFCSGDGGAKNKRGKKRKEPGGSGPKNERPFDSRGSDNWPEHLGKFLRFHLFKENKDTQEALGVIGKMLGVQQRSFGFAGTKDKRSISTQRVTIFKQHAKRLAALNSRLIGIKVGDFCYVKEGLVLGQLMGNRFTITLRGVVAESQDIVKAAADGLRRNGFINYYGLQRFGSGSVPTHMIGAALLKGEWKHAVDLILNPREGERAFVRDARESYKENGDIDIALRQFPRHLVAERAVLQCLKKCPGNYLQALKAIPRTLRMMYVHSYQSYLWNHAASERVQRHGIAQVVLGDLVYCKDGTSKKLADIDNANSEDFFDFGNDDIQIEIPETALSNEQFHVVKVVDSEDLLAGRFNFDDVVLPLPGSKVLYPENDIADVFHEIAKKDGISLTESVHGAKEFSITGMTGDYRRVFQRPVDLVWELLTYTDDNIPLAETDLDVISKTKPDTAMMNGIIRGNSGYLAKKENAEISLDENYAAEDGNKLSTEIDLPCNSDTPSAKTALKLEFTLPSSCYATMAMRELLKASTSVTHQKTINP; this is encoded by the exons ATGAGGTGGTCGTGGCCGCTAAACCCTCGTCCCGCCTCCTCCGTTCTTCTTTTCCTCCGCCCAAAACCCTACCAAATTCCCAAACCTTGTCGCTGCTCCCAAGCTCCATCCATGGCGAAATCCCTTGACGAGGCCGATGTTGGCATCCTATGCTATGTCTCCTCCCTCCCTGGTTTCCGCGGCGTCCTCAAACAGAG GTACTCGGATTTTATCGTCAATGAAGTCGATCTTGACGGGAAGATCATCCACTTGACCTCCTTCGATCTCCCTCCCGAG TTTTCTGAGGAGAAGGCACCGGGAAAAAATCCTCGTTCTAGTGATAAAGACTACTCTGGAGAGATCGAGGCGTTTCGTTCTCTTTCTGGGGAGCTTGATGCTGAATCTCTGAGGGATTTTCTGGAGAAAATCGTAGATAGTGAGGCCAGCGATGTGGCTCCGATCATACTCTCTCCGGATTCTGATAAGTCTCACCGCGCG GAAGTTCATAACTTCTTCAAGAGGAATTTCAAGTTTTTGGTTACGGATACTGTTGAGGAAGCGGATACCAAGTGTGTGAGAGTGAGGTTCTGCTCTGGAGATGGAGGTGCTAAGAACAAGAGGGGtaagaaaaggaaagaacctgGTGGTTCTGGGCCCAAAAATGAGAGGCCTTTTGACAGCAGAGGCTCAGATAATTGGCCTGAGCATCTTGGAAAGTTTTTGAG ATTTCATCTTTTCAAGGAGAATAAGGACACTCAAGAGGCTTTAGGTGTTATTGGGAAGATGCTAGGCGTTCAG CAACGATCATTTGGTTTTGCTGGTACAAAAGATAAACGCTCTATATCAACTCAGAGG GTAACTATATTCAAACAACATGCAAAAAGGTTGGCTGCTTTAAACAGCAGATTGATTGGCATCAAAGTTGGGGACTTTtg CTATGTTAAAGAAGGCCTTGTTCTTGGCCAGCTCATGGGAAACCGGTTCACAATTACCTTGAG AGGTGTTGTGGCAGAATCTCAGGATATTGTGAAAGCTGCAGCTGATGGTTTGAGAAGGAATGGATTTATCAACTATTATGGTTTACAG CGTTTTGGAAGTGGTTCAGTGCCTACTCACATGATTGGAGCAGCATTGCTGAAAGGGGAGTGGAAGCACGCTGTGGATTTGATTCTTAACCCAAGAGAAGGAG AACGGGCTTTTGTAAGGGATGCTCGTGAATCCTACAAGGAAAATGGTGATATTGATATAGCCCTGAGGCAGTTTCCTCGCCATCTTGTTGCTGAGAGAGCTGTT CTTCAATGTCTGAAGAAATGCCCTGGAAACTATCTGCAGGCACTAAAAGCGATACCCAGAACTCTTAGAATGAT gTATGTCCATAGCTATCAAAGTTACTTATGGAACCATGCTGCTAGTGAAAGAGTGCAAAGACATG GGATTGCCCAGGTTGTATTAGGAGATTTGGTATATTGCAAAGATGGCACTTCAAAAAAATTAGCTGATATTGACAATGCTAACTCTGAGGATTTCTTTGACTTTGGTAACGATGATATTCAAATTGAGATACCTGAGACGGCATTATCGAATGAACAGTTTCATGTTGTAAAG GTTGTGGATTCTGAAGATCTACTTGCAGGAAGATTCAACTTCGATGATGTTGTGCTTCCTTTGCCTGG TTCAAAGGTGCTCTATCCAGAAAATGATATTGCTGATGTGTTTCATGAAATTGCAAAGAAG gaTGGTATTAGCTTGACGGAAAGTGTTCATGGTGCCAA GGAGTTTTCAATTACTGGTATGACAGGAGACTATAGGCGGGTTTTCCAGCGGCCTGTTGATCTTGTTTG GGAACTACTGACTTACACAGATGACAATATTCCATTAGCAGAGACTGATCTGGATGTTATATCCAAAACTAAACCTGATACTGCAATGATGAATGGGATTATCCGTGGGAATTCTGGCTACCTGGCAAAGAAGGAAAATGCAGAAATAAGTTTGGATGAGAATTATGCAGCCGAAGACGGAaataagctttcaacagaaaTTGACCTACCATGCAATTCTGATACGCCATCTGCTAAGACGGCGCTCAAGCTGGAGTTCACCTTACCTTCTTCATGCTATGCTACAATGGCAATGAGGGAATTGTTAAAAGCATCGACTTCG GTTACCCATCAGAAAACAATAAATCCTTGA
- the LOC120277631 gene encoding pentatricopeptide repeat-containing protein At5g56310-like, with protein MSSSRTSLLLLKKCKCMHDLKKAHARIITEGLGHDYYALSRIIALCADPNNGSLTYAQTIFYQTENPTLCIRNTMLKALLLKRDHFELMELYRRMLDDGVHPDHYTFPYVLKACSAMQDCRAGSEVHVHVLKLGFGFDALVGSTVILMYASCGEIGIARKVFDEMPHRVAACWTVMISGYSKIGKIEEARALFDGAPVKDRGVWGAMISGYVQSNGFKEALLMFRQMQVGGFEPDEGVLVSVLCACAHVGGLELGTWIHNYVHWIGLPVSVRLGTALVDMYVKCGNLVMAKKVFDRISNKDTVCWNVMIFGLAIHGDGDGALALFVNMEKEGCRPDDATFIAILSACGHSGLVKEGLEMFDIMRTLYKIEPRAEHYGCVVDFLSRAGQFEQAMELIARMPGLASPSEKAIAWRALLSACWSHGKIELAEIAAEHLMQLEVHSGVYVLLSNVYEECGRHCDARRIRKSMKHRGIPKTPGCSSIEIGGRVHEFVAGEQMHLQIEEIFEVVDNLNDQLVSAG; from the coding sequence ATGTCGAGCAGCAGGACGAGCCTTCTTCTCCTGAAGAAATGCAAGTGCATGCACGACTTGAAGAAAGCTCACGCTCGTATCATCACTGAAGGCCTCGGCCATGACTACTACGCTCTGAGCCGGATCATCGCCTTGTGTGCTGATCCAAACAATGGAAGCCTCACCTACGCGCAGACCATCTTCTACCAAACTGAGAACCCCACTCTTTGCATCCGCAACACCATGCTCAAAGCCCTTTTACTGAAAAGAGATCACTTTGAACTCATGGAGCTTTACCGCAGGATGCTCGACGATGGCGTCCACCCGGATCACTACACCTTTCCCTATGTTCTCAAGGCTTGTTCTGCAATGCAGGATTGCAGAGCTGGATCAGAGGTTCATGTTCACGTCCTGAAACTAGGTTTTGGATTTGATGCTCTTGTGGGAAGCACAGTAATCCTCATGTATGCTTCTTGTGGTGAGATTGGTATTGCACggaaggtgtttgatgaaatgccgcACAGAGTTGCTGCTTGTTGGACTGTGATGATTTCTGGGTATTCCAAGATTGGAAAGATTGAAGAAGCGCGTGCATTGTTTGATGGAGCTCCTGTTAAGGACAGAGGAGTTTGGGGTGCCATGATTTCAGGTTATGTGCAGAGCAATGGTTTCAAGGAAGCATTGCTAATGTTTCGGCAAATGCAGGTAGGTGGATTTGAGCCTGATGAGGGTGTTCTTGTGAGTGTTCTTTGTGCTTGTGCTCATGTTGGAGGTTTGGAACTTGGGACATGGATTCATAATTATGTGCATTGGATTGGTTTACCAGTGAGTGTTCGGTTAGGGACTGCGCTTGTTGATATGTATGTTAAGTGTGGGAACTTGGTAATGGCAAAGAAAGTGTTTGATAGAATATCGAACAAGGACACTGTTTGTTGGAATGTGATGATTTTTGGATTAGCGATTCATGGAGACGGAGATGGAGCGCTTGCATTATTCGTCAATATGGAGAAGGAAGGGTGTAGGCCGGACGATGCAACGTTCATTGCTATATTGAGTGCATGCGGGCATTCGGGATTGGTTAAAGAAGGCCTTGAAATGTTCGATATCATGAGAACATTGTATAAGATTGAGCCTAGAGCTGAGCATTATGGTTGTGTGGTTGATTTCCTCAGTCGAGCAGGGCAATTCGAGCAGGCAATGGAGTTGATTGCGAGAATGCCGGGCTTGGCAAGTCCATCAGAGAAAGCAATTGCTTGGAGAGCTTTATTGAGTGCATGCTGGAGTCATGGAAAGATTGAATTGGCTGAAATTGCAGCAGAACATTTAATGCAATTGGAAGTGCACAGTGGAGTTTATGTCCTGCTCTCAAATGTGTATGAAGAATGTGGCAGACATTGTGATGCTAGGAGAATTAGAAAGAGTATGAAACATAGAGGTATACCGAAAACTCCGGGTTGTAGTTCAATAGAGATCGGTGGCCGTGTTCACGAGTTTGTTGCTGGTGAGCAGATGCACCTGCAAATAGAAGAGATATTTGAGGTAGTAGATAACCTGAATGATCAATTGGTATCTGCAGGATAG
- the LOC120277494 gene encoding protein tesmin/TSO1-like CXC 2, with the protein MDTPERSKVVTPISKFEDSPVFNFINNLSPIQPVKSVNAAQTFHSLSYASITSIFTSPHVNPQKELRSLLRHSFSELPKHETSSDIDNGHGLCVGEAQAIRSSGCTVKCSLNEANLDPPDECPDVSSDLAKSEPCDGGSPNHNITPFYIARSDLKWDVSLDKRKGLFLTQVEHQDKHDSKPNEEELTQCGWENLIGDDADNLLIFDPSTEADAFDGPNENSQENDVKLCNSFPSSLQRDVADDVAEGLQLNVSFLPCPEEMNSVPDVDHIKEQVEMDQTPQIFLENFQNHSLTSDRNHKLDYGFTSGISIACKVEFQQQRGTRRRCLNFEVPGVPKMSLQSDSTSHNLISCPSDEEHPSVDSHPVPLRAGSPCMLPGIGLHLNTLAKTSRDKLLTRGAMLSGRRLISMPSSAGPLSPFTGQEHQDKSLSIQRDLELPGNEIQDLMIVQNDASEVPALTYGEDLRPISPKKKRRKSEIGSESDSCKRCNCKKSQCLKLYCECFAAGVFCVEPCSCQGCFNKPIHQEKVLTTRKQIESRNPIAFAPKVIRASESSCDTGEDTNKTPASARHKRGCNCKKSSCLKKYCECYQGGVGCSVSCRCEGCKNAFGRKDGISLLGDEEFDQEEEKNACEETDKPDEGQQNANIQTDIPQFPENMSQSTPTQDFRPPQTLAPTVGDSSQLESCTTLRNCDIPLPQCGKFGSLGKSILGDDTPAILRGNRSLISGVKASSPNRKRVSPPHIGTRLTPNHKGGRKLILKSIPSFPSLNTDVNSENPMK; encoded by the exons ATGGATACGCCAGAGCGGAGTAAGGTGGTGACGCCGATCTCTAAGTTTGAG GATTCTCCGGTATTCAACTTCATCAATAATTTGTCTCCTATCCAGCCAGTTAAATCAGTAAATGCTGCGCAAACATTTCATTCACTGAGTTATGCATCTATTACTTCAATATTTACTTCACCACATGTCAATCCACAAAAGGAGTTGAGGTCTTTGTTAAG GCATTCTTTCTCGGAACTACCAAAACATGAGACTTCTTCTGACATTGACAACGGTCATGGTTTATGTGTTGGGGAAGCACAAGCTATTAGATCATCTGGTTGCACTGTAAAATGCTCTCTCAATGAAGCAAATCTTGACCCCCCAGATGAATGTCCTGATGTATCAAGTGATCTGGCAAAATCTGAGCCTTGTGATGGTGGGAGTCCCAACCACAATATCACACCCTTCTATATTGCCAGATCTGATCTCAAGTGGGACGTGAGTCTGGATAAAAGAAAAGGTTTATTTCTCACTCAAGTTGAGCATCAGGATAAACATGACTCTAAGCCAAATGAGGAAGAGTTGACACAGTGTGGTTGGGAGAACTTGATTGGTGATGATGCAGAcaatcttttgatttttgaCCCTTCCACTGAAGCAGATGCTTTCGATGGTCCAAATGAAAATTCACAAGAAAATGATGTGAAGCTCTGTAACTCATTTCCATCTAGCCTCCAACGAGATGTTGCTGATGATGTGGCAGAAGGATTGCAgcttaatgtttcttttctcCCTTGTCCTGAAGAAATGAATAGTGTACCTGATGTAGATCATATAAAAGAGCAAGTTGAAATGGATCAGACACCTCAAATTTTCTTAGAGAATTTTCAGAATCACTCTTTAACAAGTGACAGAAATCATAAATTAGACTATGGCTTCACCTCTGGCATTTCAATAGCCTGCAAG GTTGAATTTCAGCAACAACGTGGCACGAGGAGGCGCTGTCTAAACTTTGAGGTACCTGGGGTTCCTAAAATGAGCCTGCAAAGTGACTCAACTTCCCATAATTTGATCTCTTGCCCATCCGATGAAGAACATCCATCTGTTGACAGCCACCCAGTTCCTTTGAGGGCGGGATCACCATGCATGTTGCCTGGCATTGGCTTACATTTGAATACTCTTGCAAAAACCTCTAGGGATAAATTGCTTACTCGAGGAGCAATGCTTTCTGGGAGAAGGTTAATCAGTATGCCAAGTTCTGCTGGCCCTTTATCTCCATTCACTGGGCAGGAACATCAGGATAAGTCCTTATCCATCCAAAGGGACCTCGAACTTCCTGGGAATGAAATTCAGGATCTTATGATAGTGCAAAATGATGCCTCAGAAGTGCCTGCACTTACTTACGGTGAAGATTTGCGTCCGATTAGCCCCAAAAAGAAAAG GCGGAAATCAGAGATTGGTTCTGAAAGCGATTCTTGCAAGCGTTGCAACTGTAAGAAGTCACAATGCCTGAAGCT GTACTGTGAGTGCTTTGCTGCTGGAGTATTCTGTGTTGAACCATGCTCTTGTCAAGGTTGTTTCAACAAGCCCATTCATCAAGAAAAGGTCTTAACTACTCGTAAGCAGATAGAATCTCGGAATCCAATTGCATTTGCTCCAAAAGTAATAAGGGCATCAGAGTCTTCTTGTGACACTGGG GAAGACACAAACAAGACTCCTGCTTCTGCCAGGCATAAAAGAGGATGTAATTGCAAAAAGTCTAGCTGCCTAAAGAAATACTGTGAATGCTATCAG GGTGGCGTTGGATGCTCGGTTAGTTGTAGATGTGAAGGGTGTAAGAATGCATTTGGAAGGAAAGATG GTATTTCATTATTGGGTGATGAAGAGTTTGATCAAgaggaagaaaagaatgcatgtgAAGAAACTGATAAACCTGATGAAGGTCAACAAAATGCTAATATTCAGACTGACATACCCCAATTCCCAGAAAACATGTCACAGTCGACACCAACTCAAGATTTCAG GCCCCCTCAAACTTTGGCTCCTACAGTTGGAGATTCTTCTCAATTGGAGTCATGCACAACTCTCAGAAATTGTGACATTCCACTTCCTCAATGTGGTAAATTTGGAAGTCTCGGGAAGTCTATTTTGGGGGATGACACTCCGGCAATCTTAAGAGGCAACAGATCACTGATCAGTGGTGTCAAGGCTTCATCTCCTAACCGGAAGAGAGTCTCCCCTCCGCACATTGGTACTCGGTTGACTCCAAACCATAAAGGAGGAAGGAAATTGATATTGAAGTCAATTCCTTCATTCCCATCTCTGAACACTGATGTGAACAGTGAAAATCCAATGAAATAA
- the LOC120276798 gene encoding protein tesmin/TSO1-like CXC 3 gives MAKNSNHKSSGDVEMPQNSNHKSNGDVEMPQNSNHKSNGDVEMAQDSNNKSNGDVEMIQNSNHEAPRVPEVIVVQRGEWSEFERDGLLYCACEDSSLCFTEECPCYLTGSCCIKACLCKDCPNFLEDEDEQKEPSSQYIRELCYCRKSECLKIDCPCYSSGVPCKELCQCQGCLNCVSVMSDSVIDPELMGNVQPLAIQDKEMEAFWWFTNPQAISAPEIPQHFPGTQWGPSKRCSCKNSECLKFHCECFATSSRCSELCICQKCHNRIGDEESIIMTARKVVESRDPLAFTPKSILISYFSDYVWPRGSSSKNQTYDTAMYTSGCACQYPGCGDRSCECFKSLLGCSSDCKCEGCQNLCGIKPPAF, from the exons ATGGCCAAGAATTCGAACCACAAGAGCAGTGGAGACGTGGAAATGCCCCAGAATTCGAACCACAAGAGCAATGGAGACGTGGAAATGCCCCAGAATTCGAACCACAAGAGCAATGGAGACGTGGAAATGGCCCAGGATTCGAACAACAAGAGCAATGGAGATGTGGAAATGATCCAGAATTCGAACCACGAG GCACCAAGGGTTCCTGAAGTCATAGTTGTTCAACGGGGGGAATG GTCTGAGTTTGAACGAGATGGATTGCTCTATTGTGCATGCGAAGACTCTTCATTATGCTTCACAGA AGAATGTCCGTGCTATCTTACTGGTTCTTGTTGCATAAAGGCTTGCCTGTGTAAAGATTGTCCGAACTTTTTGGAAGATGAAGACGAGCAAAAG GAACCTTCATCTCAGTATATCCGGGAGCTTTGCTACTGTAGGAAATCGGAATGCCTGAAGAT TGATTGTCCGTGCTATTCTTCTGGAGTGCCTTGCAAAGAGCTTTGTCAATGTCAAGGATGTTTAAACTGTGTCAGTGTCATGTCTGACAGTGTGATTGATCCCGAATTGATGGGGAATGTTCAGCCACTTGCAATTCAGGACAAAGAAATGGAAGCTTTTTGGTGGTTTACAAACCCACAG GCAATTAGCGCACCAGAGATTCCACAACACTTCCCTGGAACACAATGGGGTCCTTCAAAGCGCTGTAGCTGTAAGAACTCAGAATGCTTGAAATT TCATTGCGAGTGTTTTGCCACTTCATCCCGCTGTTCTGAGCTGTGTATTTGCCAAAAGTGTCACAACCGAATTGGCGATGAGGAGAGCATTATTATGACGGCCAGGAAGGTGGTGGAATCTAGGGATCCACTTGCATTCACTCCAAAATCGATACTAATATCCTATTTTTCTGACTATGTTTGG CCAAGAGGATCATCTTCCAAAAACCAAACTTATGATACAGCCATGTATACTAGTGGCTGTGCTTGCCAATATCCAGGCTGCGGGGATAGATCCTGCGAGTGTTTCAAG tcGCTACTAGGATGTTCATCCGACTGCAAATGTGAAGGATGTCAGAATTTATGCGGAATCAAACCACCAGCATTTTGA